From the genome of Carnobacterium viridans:
GGAAACCAACCTGGTCTACTTTCTATATACTCCCACATTGCATCTGGCAAAGTGAGATCTTCACGGTATTCTGGTTTGATTTTTTTACGGATAGCTGTTTCATTTCCTAACTTCACTTTTTGAATCCAATCTGGTTCCACAACTAATTCTCTTCCAATCGCTACAAGTGGTATGCCTAATGCCATTGTTTCCACAGCATCATCTGGCGTTATAATTGAGCCGACTCCAATAATCGGAAAATCTTTCCCAACATGTTCTTGGATCCGTTGGACTACGGGTGTCGTTTCATATAAATCACGAACCGAACCTTGTGTCCATTTGTTTGTTGAAACATGAATGTAATCCAATCCTTGTTCTTTTAACTTAGCTACTAAATGTAAGGTATCTTCTATCGTAATCCCAGGTTCTTTTATTTCTTCAGGGGAAATACGGTAGCCAAAAATAAAAGGCTTCTCCGCATAGGTTTGAATCGCTTCTTTTGCAGCTTGAACAACAGCTAATGGGAAGTTCATTCGTTTTTCAAGCGATCCGCCCCAATGATCTTCTCTTTGATTGGAATGTGGAGAGAAAAATTGTTGAATCAAATAATTATTTGCTCCATGCAATTCGATTCCATCAAACCCCGCTTGAATGGCTCTTCTAGTCGCTTGTCCAAAAGCATCCACTAATTCACGTACTTCTTTATCTGTTAACGCTCTAGGTACTTCGGCTCCTTCAAAATCAATCGGGACAGCACTTGCACTAACCGGCTGCTCACCTCGTAACGTTCTTTTTGAGCCAAGTCTTCCTACATGGAAAATTTGTAAAATAGCTTTGGGACCTTCATTTTGAATCGTTTTTGCTAACCCCGCAAGACTGTCGATTCGGTCGTCAGATGCTGCACTTAATGATCCAGCAAAGCGTCCGTTTTCCATGACTTGAGCACACGAAGTCACCACAGCGCCTAGTCC
Proteins encoded in this window:
- a CDS encoding NADH-dependent flavin oxidoreductase, producing MKPKYDSLFEPFTFASGVKIDNRLFMAPMTTNSSFENGMVTTDEKDYYKRRVAGLGAVVTSCAQVMENGRFAGSLSAASDDRIDSLAGLAKTIQNEGPKAILQIFHVGRLGSKRTLRGEQPVSASAVPIDFEGAEVPRALTDKEVRELVDAFGQATRRAIQAGFDGIELHGANNYLIQQFFSPHSNQREDHWGGSLEKRMNFPLAVVQAAKEAIQTYAEKPFIFGYRISPEEIKEPGITIEDTLHLVAKLKEQGLDYIHVSTNKWTQGSVRDLYETTPVVQRIQEHVGKDFPIIGVGSIITPDDAVETMALGIPLVAIGRELVVEPDWIQKVKLGNETAIRKKIKPEYREDLTLPDAMWEYIESRPGWFPIVD